TGCACACCTTTACCTGAGGGCCCAAGCAACTGTGCTAGTACAAAACGTGCAAACGTGCGAACTCCCCAACTAATTCATCCTGAGAGGTAGAAAACAAGTTGCAGTTCACACCGTGGTGCGGAAGTACTGTGCCCAAGACAAATTGCAAGCAGAGAATAGCGGAGTATTGATGTATCAGCTTTAGTGCTATCACTTTGTCAGATAACTTTTAAGGCTTGAAACCATTTTGTGCTCATTTGCAtcagctagggaaaaaaaaaaaaagcttctctaTATTCATGGCCTTGTCTTAGACTAGTCTTTTTAAGATGAACTTTCCCAATTCCTACTGTTACCAGCAGAAACCTCTATGTGGAAGCAAGACTGAGCCGTTCAGGTGTTAGGCATCGAGGCCCCTTCGGGTCTGAGATTAAATTGTTGAACGGGGAGGGAACACAGGCACATGAGCCCTCTTGAGAGGAAAAATCCTCCGTAAACGTCGTTGTGTAGGAGGAGCCGCGTTCCTGCCCGTGACTCCCCTtgcgccgggccgggcggcggcagccCACGCTCCCGCCCCGCGGCCGGTGAGAGGCAGCGCCTGCTGCCGGGCCTGCGGAGCCCAGACGCGAGGACGGCGCCTCCGTGCCCAGACACCGGCCGTACGTGCGCCGCTCCCGGCCCCAGTCCCGCGGCgaggggccgggggaggcggcggggccgggccgctccCCGCCCTGCCCGTCGCGAGTGCGCCTGCGCCGGCTCCGCCCCGCTCACGTGCGCCCGGGGGCGGGTGGCGGTAACAtggcggccgccgcggggcccggcgAGGGGGCTGGAGCTGACCTGCCGGGCGCCTGCCCCGGCGCGGACAGCGGGAACGTCTCCCACAGCCACAGCAGCGCCTCCGGCCTCGGGGAGCCGGAGGACGAGGACGCCTCGGAGGCGTCGCTGAGCGCCACCGCCGCCGCCTATTCCGCGTACCTGCTCGCCGACCGCAGCCTCTTCAGCGAGCAGgtgagggggggggaggagcggCTGCTGGGGgccccgcaccgcaccgcaccgccgCCGGGCCCGCTGAGCTCCCGGCGGAGAGGCAGCAGCCGCCGGCCTTTCCCTGCcagcggcccggccccgcagcccgcTGTCCGGCGCGGGGAGCGAGGCCGCCCCGGGATCGGGGTGTCGCTTGAGGGCAGCTCTGTGCAGCGGGGCAGGACAAGACGTACCGGTGTGTCCAGTCTCTTGGGCTTAACGTAGCCAAAAGAAGGGGAAGCGGTGTGATTCCTGCTCGGCTGGTTTTAGTCTGGCTGATGTCTGTGCTCGGAGGTTTTGTTTGGGAAAATCTGGGGGAGATTTTTGGCGTTTTCAAGTACCTctaaaggatttttgttttgcagataGAAAGCTTAGACAAGAGTCTAGAAGATTTGCTGACCAGAGTGGATGAATTTGTGGGAATGTTGGACATGGTGTGTATAACTTGCGCCTAGTTGTGGTTTTGAAGTCAGAATACAGTTTAATGTGTGCTTGTGTTTTTAAATGAGACAGAGATAGGAAGTAGCCTTTGATCTAGGCAGGTTTCAGTATGAAAACACATTTGATATTTAGAGGACTTATGGATGAAAACTACCAGACTTTCACGTCAGAGCAAAATATGCCCATATAGCTGTATAACTGCGTATTTAAATAATTGTATTTGTATATTTGTCCATGTATGTACATGGAATCCCATTTTGAGTGGTGTAGTGACAGATgtttaaaagaacagtaaaagATAATTCTGCTTCTCCTTTAAAATACGCAAAGCCATCCTCTGTGTTTTTTGTAATCAAAGTGTCTAATCAGAGCTGCCAAACCTTCAAAGCTAGATTTGTCTTTAGGAGACGTTTTCTTACCCTTTCATCAGAAAAGCGGCATTGTTTTCACTTTCGTATGGGGGCAGATGGGGGAACTGAATGGAAGGTTCCTATAAGCTGACAGTGGCGTACAGGCTGTCTTTTAAAAGATAGCACATATGATTCTCCTGCACTATTCTAAGAGgaactttactttttttctttttgtatataCACCAATAAAACAAGATTTTATGGCCAGACTTTAAATTGAGGAAATGTACAGGTAGTAAAATTTAAGTCAAAATTTTAGTTTAATATATTTGCTTCTTCAGCATGTCTTGGGAAAGGTTCCATCTCTTAATTCTGTTAAGGCTGTAGtagcttatttttaatataattataaAGGTAAAAATTTGcctatgcaaaataaattttattcaaaGGCACTTACTAAACTATACAAAGAAGATACCTTGTCTGTTTTAATCTAGTATTTTTATACTAGTATGAATCTGATATTTTTAAACTATGAGTTTTAATCTGTTAATTGGAGCACAGTTATAGTTTCCAGAATGAAATCtactaaatgttttgttttattcatcaatttttgtattatttctttgAATCCTCTTTAGATTCGAAGTGATTCCTCTCAAGTTGTCAATGAAAGCATACCTCAAATTTACACAAAAGCTACAGAAATGAGACACATATACAGGAAGATTGACAAACTAGAGGTATGTATTTGATATCTTCTAGATGTATTCTGTTTCTTAATGGGGGGAAGAATCAATGATATGCTATaattgtgtgtgtatgcatgcatgcacatggAGTGGACTCAGATCTGTTTTGTTCTCCATGTCCAATCTGGGTTCAATACTTCAAggctaataaatttattaattttttgagaCTGTGGGCattctaaaataaaatgcctttttaaaaaaaaaattatttactactTGGAGCAaggcaggcatttttttttcagaaagctgtagtaccactttctttgttttgttttcgagggtttttttggttgggagGGACTGTTTTTTGGGGGGCGGAGGGTGTTATAATATCTTTCAAAGTTACTGTCTTGGGAGCTCTTCGGAGACAAGTGGAATGAGAGGTCTGTTGATCCCTGGTGAAGCTTCAAAACTGTGATTCAGATCCTTGGTCCCACTTTTGGTAGAAAGGCAAATAGAAGCCTAGATTCTAACTTGTCTAAGCTAGTTATTTGAAAGGCAAATGGGAAAAGGAAGACTTGATTGTTTTATTAGATTTAACCTGGTTTTGCAGCCTTTTAAGTATCTCAAGTAATTTTTAGCAATAAAATGGACTTGTAGGTGCAAGGGAAATAGTGTGGAGTTTTTGACTCCTGATTTAAGTAATGGAACTTTTACCACTGTCGTGCAATACATAATCCTGTTTTAATTTGTTAGTGAAAAAGTtggatttcttttggttttttcatACTAGGCTTTTGTGAAGATGATTGGAAATAGCGTAGCTGGACTGGAAGAACGGGTCATAAAGGCAGAAACAGACCTTGGAGCTTTTCCGAGCACGTTTAAGAAAATCTTGCACACAATCAGCATGCCATCCTTCCTTAATGTAAGTAAACTTTTGTTACCATGTGACCAGTTCAGTTGCTCTGCTTACCAGAGCAGATGATTAAAATAATAGTAAGTTTGTTACACACGTATCTGAATTTAACTGTAAAACTTGTATATACTTTGTTAGGATTTTTGCAAAGTTCtcatacttaattaaaaaaaaaccaacccagactTAAAAATCACAAATTCTGACAAGGATTTGTGTAACTTTCCAAAATAAGGCTGAATACATGGAGAAGGGAATGTGAAGGGCACAACCAAGCACGTAATGCACAAGACTTTATATTAAAGCACCCCTGATCTCTGATGCTATGAAAGCAAGTAGGAAGAGCCTGTACAGACAGCACGGTTAAAGGATCATACTGCATTGATAATATCACTGCAGAAGTGATactaaaaagggaaataaaagctaCTCtgcacaatatttttaaaataaagattttatttatacTAAATCCACGCAGTTCAGTAATCATGTAAGCACCTTGTTAAACTGGTTTTCTGGTGTCTTTCCTTGTTACTACATGTGGACTGTTTCTCTACAGAAGACTTGAAGTGCTCTCTCTGGTATGTTTCAAAGAGATGCCTTACCTGACCTTAAACTGGCACTAGGCCCTAGTTTTAAAAGAaccttctgattttttaaaaaaaaagtaatcttctGAACACCTGATACTTCTTGGCATCACCTGCCGGTACACCATTTATAAGTACTCCTCCTCATGTACAGCTCCCAGATTCTTTAACTTTTCCTATATTCGCCCTGTAGTAACTTAGGTTTCTGTGTCATAACACTGGTGAGAATGCTGAAATAAAGTAGGTTTGCCGAGGGGGAGAGGAAGATGGTTGTGGCTGTTCGAGGTATTTGTGTTCCTACATATTGCAAGCATGTGTGgcagcagagaaaaacagatgtaaaaagaGTATCTATTGTCTTGATAAGACGCAGTTCAGGAAACCTGTTCTTCGCTGCTGTTTTGTGTGCAATCTTTTAAGTtagttaattttttcttccttcattttctgtggtgtttaagtttaatgttttttaaagaaaaaattacaacACAAAGATGCTATTTATGGCCAAttacaaaacccaaacaactgcaGCAGTTGCCTTGGATATTCaacagtattttccattttcttggtAAAAACTGTTGTCAATCACAGGATTATACTCTTCAACTGAAAAGTTTGAAAGTTCTAAGAAAGTGCTTTTTTTAGCATTGCATGGGAATACTTTGTCAGCTTAGCAGATTTTTCACAATAAGGTGGAAAGTCTTTGAATGTGTCAGCAAGCCAAACCTGATGTGTCCAGTGGTTTCTTGGTTTGAGTATGATTAGCAATAAAATCAACACTCAGAACTTACTGGTATTACTTGATTAACTAAAAGGCAGGTCACTGTTCTGCAGTGGTACTGAGTATCACATAGTGAAATACCTATTTTCACTAGTAAATAAAAGCATGTCTGAATGAAAATGCCTGCAGAGATTTCTCCTCATGCCTAACATTTAACTAGCTCACTCACTATGTCAGTGCTTTGGAACAGAAGGCTATACTGATGTCACGGTTTTCACTGTATCTGTAGTTCACCTTTTTGTGCTACAATTTTCATTTAGTCAAGTCCAGTCACTCTCTTCCCATTTACATGTATCTGTTTCTTTACACAAAggatatattttgtatttctcaaGCTGTGTATTTGTAATCTCACTTTCAGATTTTGCCCCAAGTTCTTCCCTTGTGATACCAGGCAGTCTAAAGTACAGTACTGTAAGACTTCTAATATCACTAAGGATGTAGACTCTCTCAAAAGGTAAAAATGTCTGCTAAGCAGCTGCACAAATAACTAATCATAAATGTGTACTTAGGCAACTGTGGGTACTGTGCCTGCCTATGAATTTCCTCACTGGATCAAAATTATCCCCTTACACATAGCAAATATAGTGCCTCTTAAATCAGTGTCATGAGTTGCAGAATTCCTGTGACCTTAGTTTCCCTTGCTTGCAAGGTGTTTTCTCATAGGGCAGTACAggataggaaataatttttaaagaaggagctttgatttcaaagatttttttttttttttttttttttttacatttggcAAAATTTCTGATCTAGAGAACATTGATAGTATCCACTCTTCATAGATCcgatttttgtttgtatttttttatttcattacaacTTGAATGGCAAAACAAACTGATTTCACGTAATTTAATGATACTGTAAATTTAAGGACAAATATAATTTAGATGTCATAAATCAGCAGTTTTGTATACAATAGACTATGTGTTTATTTCATATGAGTACAAGTATACAGCTCAACTGAATATTGAAAAAATTACACTTAGCTGTTTTGTAGGTATGCTTAATTATATCCTCACTTTGGTACTGTAAAAGTGTTCCGAACTCCAAGTGTACTAATATTTGGTATGCTTATAACTTTATTATTGGTGAAGACGCTAATGTCCTCATCCCAGACAGGCAAAAAAGTACCTGAAAAACTCTGCAGACAAACTGAGAGCTCTGCAAAATAGTTCATCCAAATCTTTTCATGAGTCCAAAGAATTTTTAATGAATGAAGTCTTGATTTCTAGACTTCTATTTAAGACCATATATTGAAAACACACACTGGGTCTGTGTTGCAGTGCAACGTTATTTACATGCCAGAAGGCTGACATGATAGTCAGTAGTAGTCCTTGCTGCTGTCTCTTTAAATGAGTCATTTGGCTTAGCAAAACAATGTGCagttaatatttaaaacaaacatgtACACTTTTCCTGCAAAACAGTGTAACAGCTCTTTTTCAGTCTACTACTATATTACTTTTAACTATATGTCATAGTACATATATTCTAACATATACTTGATGAAGAagctcagcaggagcagcaaCCTTCTTGGAAGAAACATTTGCTAGGTGTATTTCCATATGAAGACTTTCCTAACTAAATAAATGAGAACACAGGCTAGGGTTAACTCAAAGTGGCTGAGGAGAACTCAAAGGCCGGAGCAGGAAAGGTAAAGGCTTTGGAAGGATGAAGGTTACAATGACTATACCATCAGCTGGAAAAGATCACCATTTGGCTCCTGCAAAGCTGGCGTATCATACGTTTTCCAGGACTGAGTCTGTTCAGGTGATAGAATGGCAAAAGTCAAAGGCTGCTTTTCTTCACTAAGAATATGCCAGACCCATCTGAGCTACAATTAAAAATTTTTGCCAGGAGATATGCctttaaaacttttcttgttttctattttagcTCTGTAGGCTTTGTTTTAAAACTTGCTTATTtaagaaggtgaaaaataaatttatctgaTTTGCAGAAATCATCTTCCTCACGACAACAACAGACCCTCTATGAACCTCCAGTCCTCTTCAAGACTGAAGACTATTTTCCGTGTCTTAATGAAGCACCTTACTGATGATTTTTGCTTCGAGATTGATATGAATCAGCCAGAGTAGAGACAGCCAAGTGAACAAAAGAAATGCTGACTTCAAAATAGCTGCATTTCTGAGCATTATTAATGGCATATTGCCATTCTGATTCTCATTGTCTTCCTTGAGGCAGTATTTTCAGGTAATCTTTGTTTGTGTACATTGTTTCAAAAGTCTTCCTAAAGCACAGTATAAATTTTCAGATTATATTTGGGAAGGAATTTAAGGATACTTCTgcgaaagatttttttttttttaagcagggaAATAATAGGAAACATACTTTTATATATAGATCTTTTAACACGTAAATATCTGTGCTGCTGCAAGTGTAAATAACTATACCACaaggatgtctttttttttgttgttcctaaTGTACTGATTGAGGTGAAAGAAAAAACTATGCACAAAAACATCTACTCCAAGCTTTGGAACCTGGTCCCTGCAGCTTGTACAGAGAAATGCACCACTTTGGGAAGTACAAGTTGCAAGGGGAAGACCTGGAAGATCAGCAAGGAGTCAAGGACGTGGCTCGATGCACATGATCTAGTCCCAGTTCACAAAGCAAACATCCTGCCCTCACTAATGGTCATCAGGTCACAGCGACCTGAGCTTCTAATTATTGCAGCATTACATTGTTTGATGTGTAACGAGGTGGgcatgagatatatatatatatataaaacctgctgtcaaaaagaaaaagtgtctAAGCTGAGGCAGGGATGTCCCTGGACTGAGCCTTGATCGGGCACCTGACCAGACTCTCTGCTTTTCCCTCACAACCCTCCATGCAGTTACTGGGGCTCCCTGTGCCGATTGCTGTGTGAGTATATTATCAATAAACTAATAGATATCTAACCCCTGTTGTAGTCTTGCGTTCCACCTGACAGCATCAAACTGCACCATTGTTTCTGAGAACCTTTTTGCATACAGCCTCATACAATATCTAGCAGGTGTTAATCCTCTGAACAACACTTTTACCACTGCTGTTTTACTGCCAAATAACTCACTACAGATATCCAAAATTCAAATTTCAGAGGAATAAAGAATGCATTAAGGAAACAACAGCATGTTTGCTGATTTTGTATTGCAAGCACAGAAAAAGGTATGCAGTTGTAGAGCAAGGATTATATATTAATAGATAAAGCTTTGAAAACCATATGGGATTGTTTCCTGACAGCAGCAGGGACCAGGTTCTAAACAGTATCTGAAGCAACATTTAGTAAAAAACAAAAGATTGTGAAATCAAAATCAGTAGGCTCCAAAAGCAGTTCTAATGTAAAACTTACCTGAATTTTAGCATTAAGGGtctagaaaaataattatatgtgAACATGCAGAAAGGAACAGACATTTGACTTTGAAGAGCTTCCCCCCTGCCTCCCATACacctttttcttaaatattttactatttagaTGTTCCACTGCAGCAACAGTTGCATTTCCAAAGGTGTGGTACCTTTATGTTTATGCATAAATAATCCTCGAAGGTTTATCACTCCTCAGTGAAATCCAGTGAAATGACATACCTATAACTCACTGTAGCAATGTAAGGCTATGAATACTCTTAAACGCACTAACACTAACATTACAAAAAATTTTAAAGTGACTTTAGAACAGCTTTCTAATTAATCAACTGCTCAAATAATAACTTTGTCCTCTGCTGAATGGAGCTAAAATGtggttatttttaaacagaagatgatgtaatttaaaatattaaaataataacgATCTCAGCAAGCTTATACAGCTGAGTATTTGTCATGCAATGTTGTTCATATTAATAAGAGAAAAAATTCACATATTCTGAAGTGGGCATTTATGTTAAACAGTTGTATGGAAAATATAAGTTTTATCTTCAGGGTACAGCACAAACAAAAAATCATGCAATTCCTATAACTGGTATAGTTCTATGTTGGAAAtgctccaaaatatttttattactgaaaataatggACAGTACATGGAAGATTTATAAAGGAAATGCTATAAAAGTACATACAATAAATAGATTGTGGCTTTTTTTATATACATGATATAGAATAGCAAGGTCACAGTTCATCTGTGAACTACAGTCTAGAAGAATTATACAGAATTAAGGCTGACAAGATCCACACATGCACTCTGCTCTTGAATTTGTACTACCTTGGTTGTCTCCTTGTCAGTCTCACCCAGCAGGAATagcataaaaaaaatcccaagtgtTCACATTCAGTAAAGACTCAGAGAATATTCCCTTATTCTGTCTGCTGTTGCCTTGTATTTGTGTAAAACCAGTAATAACTATATTATGAATTAGGCTCAATATTTACTATATTTGTCACCTGCAAATCTCAAAAGCCACTGATACCAATATTCATATACCAGGAAAGCTGTACCTGTATCTTTCTCTGTGCAATGTTTATCTTTCCCCTCTTGATTGGGTTCCAAGATACAAAGCCAGCAACAATAATGCTACATTACCTGTTTTTAACATGAAGAGCTCTTCAGATGGAACTGATGTAAAGCAAGACATTATGTTTAGTGAGCCAGGCTGCTAAAGTTTGGTTATCAGTTGTATGAAATGAGCTAATGTTTAGTATCAGCAGAAGAGTCAACGCACAAATCTTACTTTTCTTGTATGACATGAAGCAAAAATGTTAATAATGCTACAAGTGTTTATATTCTTATAGGCAAATTTTAGGCAAATGTCTCATTGAAACTAATGCTGCAACTTACTAAAAAAATACCTGTTTACTGTaagatgtatgtatatatatataacaaaatcTCCATTCACCGAGTATGCAGGATGGACTGAATGTTACAGGTCCACATTCTTCATCGCTCCTGGACAAAAATCAGCATCATCTGCCTTACCTAAATATTTAGTTATATGGTAAACTATGGCTGAAGTAGGCACATAAAGATtgatatttgtatttaattatttttggatctacatatttttttccactcttgAGCAATACTACTGCAGGTGCTCTAAAGCCTAAACAAATTATAGAAGGATGCACATTACTGACATGAAAAACAGATTTGATGATTTATCTGGCCAAATAATAAATTGTTTAAAGATATAAAGATGCACTGGATTACATTGACATTATCAAAACCCATAGCAGTTCATTACTTCTGCTGACAATAACCTTCAAGGTTAACTAGTTTTACCTGCAATACTAAGAAATCACTAGCAAGCTTAATTTGGATTCTGTCCTGCACAGGAACTGTTTCCAAATACTAAGATCtcgagctgtagagagtgatccTGAGTGAAACACCTTCCAGAATGAGAAGGAGCAAGATAGCTTACATCTACATCTATGAAGAGAACTTTACAATTgaaaatggtaaatattttaaggttcccttacaaaaaaaaaaaaaaagagagaggtgtgataacatttttaaactccctcagtttttgtagaaaaaaattctAGTCTTGGACCAGCTAACAAGAAAATCCCCTATGCCCAGACAGAAGCCTTGCCTTGAAAAGCCAAAATCCCTGTCAGATTTAGCTATGGTCAAAGAGGACCATAATGGGGGTGAGTAATCTTTCTAGCTACTGCAGCTAAATCCATCAGGAATGAGGAGTCTTCAGCTGTTGGGATCCACAGCCTTTGTAGGAGCTAGGTTACTGTGGCAGGCTGTGCTGCAACAGCAGAGGAGAGGCTGTGTCCACTCGGCTGCTTTTGTGGATTCTACTGTAAGCCGATGGGTGGTAGTACAGCCTAAAGGTGGTAGTACAGACTCCAGCTCCAGCTGGTCTCAGAGATTTAAGGAATTTTCTTTACCTTCCTGAGGTTATCTACTCTCAAATGCTGGTCATTTTTATGATTTTGCAAAACAGTGTAAGTAGTATTCAAATTATGCATGATGATCAGTATCTTAAAAGTGTTAAGTaacaaacaaagaagaaaaaagggaaacagaagGTACTGCTTCTGGGCAGTACTGAACAACACTGGTGAGACAGAATGCAGTCACCTGTAGATGCatagtttgaaaaagaaaaattgaaataacaCCTTGAAAATTATATCAGACAAAAGGATAAGATAGGAAAACCAAAGTATCCTGTCTAAAATCCACATGAAAGACTCAAAACTTCATTTAGTTTTTGTCAACTTTAATATTGGCTGTACATTATTTGATGGACTATTAGTTTAAGCAATAGTAAAAGAGACATTAAAATTTCATAAGTAGTCATATGTTTTCAGTCAAATGTGCTATCTATACAGGATCTTAAATAGTCTTAAGTATCTTGAAAATACAGGTATATAACAGCTGACAGCTAGGAAAATGAACTTAATGTTAGCAAGGATTCTGTTAGAAAGGATTTTATTAGAGGGTTCTGAGTAAAACACAGAATTcatgggaggggggggggaagcactTGCTGAGCATCAATGGAGAAAGACAAGTTTCCAATTTGATTTATCATCTCCCACTGTTCAAACTGTAGGTTTCTTGAGAATAGCTTGATGcctacattattttaaaataaattaattgccaTCTGTTTCTTACAGGTGACACTCAGAATTTTCTTTACGAGCAAGTAGTCTAGAaagcaatctttaaaaaaaagaaaaagcaatagctGAAATTCCTGCAATCCTAGGACTTTAAAACTGAGAGCTGGCACTAAGTCTGACAGGAGGATCTGAAATCTTTCTCAGAGTATCAGTCAACCTAAAAGGTTTGCAGAGAACTGCAAACTGGCAGAAAAGCTGGTTCAGCTTGATTCatataaaaaaggcaaaaaggaacGGTAAGAGCCTCATGCAAGAATGGAAGAGGTGGAAAATAGC
The DNA window shown above is from Strix aluco isolate bStrAlu1 chromosome 1, bStrAlu1.hap1, whole genome shotgun sequence and carries:
- the BLOC1S4 gene encoding biogenesis of lysosome-related organelles complex 1 subunit 4, translated to MAAAAGPGEGAGADLPGACPGADSGNVSHSHSSASGLGEPEDEDASEASLSATAAAYSAYLLADRSLFSEQIESLDKSLEDLLTRVDEFVGMLDMIRSDSSQVVNESIPQIYTKATEMRHIYRKIDKLEAFVKMIGNSVAGLEERVIKAETDLGAFPSTFKKILHTISMPSFLNKSSSSRQQQTLYEPPVLFKTEDYFPCLNEAPY